The following proteins come from a genomic window of Pseudomonas putida:
- the tkt gene encoding transketolase, with protein MPSRRERANAIRALSMDAVQKANSGHPGAPMGMADIAEVLWRDYLKHNPSNPSFADRDRFVLSNGHGSMLIYSLLHLTGYDVTIDDLKSFRQLHSRTPGHPEFGYTPGVETTTGPLGQGLANAVGFALAEKVLGAQFNREGHNIVDHNTYVFLGDGCMMEGISHEVASLAGTLGLNKLVAFYDDNGISIDGEVEGWFTDDTPKRFEAYNWLVIRNVNGHDADEIRTAIETARKSDRPTLICCKTIIGFGSPNKQGKEDCHGAPLGNDEIALARKELNWNHAPFEVPADIYAEWNAKEAGAKAEAEWNTRFEAYAAAFPELASELKRRLSGDLPADFSEKAAAYIAEVAAKGETIASRKASQNTLNAFGPLLPEFLGGSADLAGSNLTLWKGCKGVDANDASGNYVFYGVREFGMTAIMNGVALHGGLVPYGATFLMFMEYARNAVRMSALMKQRVIHVYTHDSIGLGEDGPTHQPIEQLTSLRSTPNLDTWRPADAVESAVSWKHALERKDGPSALIFSRQNLQHQDRDAQQIADIARGGYVLKDCAGEPELILIATGSEVGLAVQAFDKLTEQGRKVRVVSMPSTSVFDAQDAAYKQSVLPLQVGARIAIEAAHADFWYKYVGLEGRVIGMTTYGESAPASALFEEFGFTLENILGTAEELLED; from the coding sequence ATGCCCAGCCGTCGTGAACGTGCCAACGCCATTCGTGCACTCAGCATGGATGCCGTGCAAAAGGCCAACAGCGGCCACCCAGGTGCCCCCATGGGCATGGCGGATATCGCCGAAGTGCTTTGGCGCGACTATCTGAAGCACAACCCGAGCAACCCGAGCTTCGCCGACCGTGACCGCTTCGTGCTGTCCAACGGCCACGGCTCGATGCTGATCTACTCGCTGCTGCACCTGACCGGCTACGACGTCACCATCGACGACCTCAAGTCGTTCCGCCAGTTGCATAGCCGTACCCCGGGCCACCCCGAGTTCGGCTACACCCCAGGTGTGGAAACCACCACCGGCCCGCTGGGCCAAGGTTTGGCCAACGCCGTGGGCTTTGCTTTGGCTGAGAAAGTGCTGGGTGCCCAGTTCAACCGCGAAGGCCACAATATCGTCGACCACAACACTTACGTGTTCCTCGGCGACGGCTGCATGATGGAAGGTATCTCCCACGAAGTCGCCTCGCTGGCCGGCACCCTGGGCCTGAACAAGCTGGTTGCCTTCTATGACGACAACGGCATCTCCATCGACGGTGAAGTGGAAGGCTGGTTCACCGACGACACGCCCAAGCGTTTCGAGGCCTACAACTGGCTGGTGATCCGCAACGTCAACGGCCACGACGCCGACGAGATCCGCACGGCCATCGAGACTGCGCGCAAGAGCGACCGTCCGACCCTGATCTGCTGCAAGACCATCATCGGTTTCGGCTCGCCCAACAAGCAGGGCAAGGAAGACTGCCACGGTGCTCCACTGGGCAACGACGAAATCGCCCTGGCCCGCAAGGAGCTGAACTGGAACCACGCTCCGTTCGAAGTTCCTGCCGACATCTACGCCGAATGGAATGCCAAAGAAGCAGGCGCCAAGGCTGAAGCCGAGTGGAACACGCGTTTCGAGGCCTATGCCGCCGCCTTCCCGGAACTGGCCAGCGAGCTCAAGCGCCGTCTGAGCGGTGACCTGCCGGCCGACTTCTCGGAAAAAGCCGCTGCCTACATCGCTGAAGTCGCTGCCAAGGGCGAGACCATCGCCAGCCGCAAGGCCAGCCAGAACACCCTGAACGCCTTCGGCCCACTGCTGCCGGAATTCCTTGGCGGCTCGGCCGACCTGGCCGGCTCCAACCTGACCCTGTGGAAGGGTTGCAAGGGTGTGGACGCCAACGACGCCAGCGGCAACTACGTGTTCTACGGCGTGCGCGAGTTCGGCATGACCGCGATCATGAACGGCGTCGCCCTGCACGGCGGCCTGGTGCCTTACGGCGCGACGTTCCTGATGTTCATGGAATACGCCCGTAACGCCGTGCGCATGTCCGCCCTTATGAAGCAGCGCGTCATCCATGTGTACACCCACGACTCCATCGGCCTGGGCGAAGACGGCCCGACCCACCAGCCGATCGAGCAACTGACCAGCCTGCGCAGCACGCCGAACCTGGACACCTGGCGCCCGGCCGACGCAGTCGAGTCGGCTGTGTCCTGGAAGCACGCCCTGGAGCGCAAGGACGGCCCTTCGGCGCTGATCTTCTCGCGTCAGAACCTGCAGCATCAGGACCGCGACGCCCAGCAGATCGCCGATATCGCCCGCGGCGGTTACGTGCTCAAGGACTGTGCCGGCGAGCCTGAGTTGATCCTGATCGCCACCGGCTCGGAAGTGGGCCTGGCCGTTCAGGCGTTCGACAAGCTGACCGAGCAGGGCCGCAAGGTGCGTGTCGTGTCGATGCCGAGCACCAGCGTGTTTGACGCCCAGGATGCGGCCTACAAGCAGTCCGTACTGCCGCTGCAAGTGGGTGCCCGCATCGCCATCGAAGCGGCTCATGCCGACTTCTGGTACAAGTACGTGGGTCTCGAAGGCCGTGTCATCGGCATGACCACTTACGGTGAATCGGCTCCGGCCAGTGCACTGTTCGAGGAGTTCGGCTTCACCCTGGAGAACATCCTGGGTACTGCCGAAGAGCTGCTGGAAGACTGA
- the epd gene encoding erythrose-4-phosphate dehydrogenase has translation MPHPRPYKVALNGYGRIGRCVLRALFERGAKAGFEIVALNDLADQASVEYLTRFDSTHGRFPGDVKVDGDCLHINGDCVKVMRSATPEGVDWAALDIDLVLECSGAYHTRADGQRFLDAGAPRVLFSQPMASEADVDATVVYGINQACLTGAERLVSNASCTTNCGVPLLRVLDQAFGIEYVQITTIHSAMNDQPVIDAYHHEDLRRTRSAFQSVIPVSTGLARGIERLLPELAGRIQAKAVRVPTVNVSCLDITLQTARDTSAVEVNRVLREAALDGPLKGLLAYTELPHASCDFNHDPHSAIVDASQTRVSGPRLVNLLAWFDNEWGFANRMLDVAEHYLHVVHPTRTKQP, from the coding sequence ATGCCCCACCCGCGTCCCTACAAAGTTGCACTCAACGGTTACGGCCGCATCGGCCGCTGTGTCCTGCGCGCACTGTTTGAGCGTGGGGCAAAGGCTGGCTTCGAAATCGTGGCGTTGAACGACCTGGCCGACCAGGCCAGTGTGGAATACCTGACACGCTTCGACTCAACTCACGGCCGATTCCCCGGCGACGTGAAGGTCGACGGCGACTGTCTGCATATCAATGGTGACTGCGTGAAGGTCATGCGCAGCGCCACCCCCGAGGGCGTCGATTGGGCCGCCCTGGACATCGACCTGGTGCTGGAGTGTTCCGGCGCCTATCACACCCGTGCCGATGGCCAGCGTTTTCTTGATGCCGGTGCGCCGCGGGTGCTGTTCTCGCAGCCCATGGCCAGCGAGGCCGATGTGGATGCGACAGTGGTCTACGGCATCAACCAGGCTTGCCTGACCGGCGCCGAGCGCCTGGTGTCCAACGCCTCCTGTACCACCAACTGTGGCGTACCGCTGCTGCGGGTGCTGGACCAGGCGTTCGGCATCGAGTACGTCCAGATCACCACCATTCACTCGGCAATGAACGACCAGCCGGTGATCGACGCCTACCATCATGAGGATTTGCGCCGCACGCGCTCGGCTTTCCAGTCGGTGATCCCGGTGTCCACTGGCCTGGCGCGTGGTATCGAGCGCCTGCTGCCGGAACTTGCCGGGCGAATACAGGCCAAAGCGGTACGCGTGCCGACCGTCAACGTGTCGTGCCTGGACATCACCCTGCAGACCGCCCGTGACACCAGTGCGGTCGAAGTCAATCGGGTGCTGCGCGAGGCGGCGCTGGATGGCCCGCTCAAAGGCTTGCTGGCTTACACCGAATTGCCCCACGCCAGCTGTGATTTCAACCATGACCCGCATTCGGCGATCGTCGATGCCAGCCAGACACGCGTCTCGGGCCCCCGCCTGGTGAACCTGCTGGCCTGGTTCGACAACGAATGGGGTTTTGCCAACCGTATGCTCGACGTTGCTGAACATTATCTGCACGTCGTCCACCCAACCCGCACCAAACAGCCCTGA
- a CDS encoding phosphoglycerate kinase yields the protein MTVLKMTDLDLQGKRVLIREDLNVPVKDGVVTSDARILAALPTIKLALEKGAAVMVCSHLGRPTEGEFSAENSLKPVADYLSKALGRDVALVADYLDGIEVKAGDLVLFENVRFNKGEKKNADELAQKYAALCDVFVMDAFGTAHRAEGSTHGVAKFAKVAAAGPLLAAELDALGKALKAPAKPMAAIVAGSKVSTKLDVLNSLSSVCDQLIVGGGIANTFLAAAGHPVGKSLYEPDLVETAKAIAAKVSVPLPVDVVVAKEFAESAEATVKAIADVAADDMILDIGPQTAANFAELLKSSKTILWNGPVGVFEFDQFGNGTKVLAKAIADSAAFSIAGGGDTLAAIDKYGVSAEISYISTGGGAFLEFVEGKVLPAVAILEERAKA from the coding sequence ATGACCGTGTTGAAGATGACCGACCTCGACCTGCAAGGTAAACGCGTACTGATCCGCGAAGACCTCAACGTGCCTGTGAAGGACGGTGTGGTAACCAGCGACGCGCGTATCCTGGCTGCGCTGCCGACCATCAAGCTGGCCCTGGAGAAGGGCGCGGCGGTAATGGTCTGCTCGCACCTGGGGCGCCCGACCGAAGGTGAGTTCTCGGCCGAGAACAGCCTCAAGCCGGTTGCCGACTACCTGAGCAAGGCCTTGGGCCGCGACGTTGCACTGGTCGCCGACTACCTCGATGGCATCGAGGTCAAGGCTGGTGACCTGGTGCTGTTCGAGAACGTTCGCTTCAACAAGGGCGAGAAGAAGAACGCCGACGAACTGGCGCAGAAGTACGCGGCTCTGTGCGACGTTTTCGTCATGGACGCCTTCGGTACCGCTCACCGTGCCGAAGGCTCCACCCACGGCGTAGCCAAGTTCGCCAAGGTCGCTGCGGCAGGCCCGCTGCTGGCCGCCGAGCTGGACGCCCTGGGCAAAGCCCTGAAGGCACCGGCCAAACCAATGGCCGCCATCGTTGCCGGCTCCAAGGTTTCCACCAAGCTGGACGTGCTGAACAGCCTGAGCTCGGTTTGCGACCAGTTGATCGTTGGTGGCGGCATCGCCAACACCTTCCTGGCCGCTGCCGGCCACCCGGTGGGCAAGTCGCTGTACGAGCCTGACCTGGTGGAAACCGCCAAGGCCATCGCCGCCAAGGTCAGCGTACCGCTGCCCGTCGACGTGGTGGTTGCCAAGGAGTTTGCCGAGAGCGCCGAGGCCACCGTCAAGGCCATCGCCGACGTGGCTGCTGACGACATGATCCTGGACATCGGGCCACAGACTGCGGCCAACTTCGCCGAACTGCTGAAGTCGTCGAAAACCATCCTGTGGAACGGCCCGGTCGGTGTGTTCGAGTTCGACCAGTTCGGCAACGGCACCAAGGTACTGGCCAAGGCTATCGCCGACAGCGCCGCATTTTCCATCGCCGGCGGTGGCGATACCCTGGCGGCCATCGACAAATATGGCGTCAGCGCCGAGATCTCCTACATTTCTACCGGTGGTGGTGCATTCCTCGAGTTCGTCGAAGGCAAGGTACTGCCGGCCGTGGCGATCCTGGAAGAGCGGGCAAAAGCCTGA
- a CDS encoding MliC family protein, which produces MKALMALMALATLAGCSLLQPAQPAPAAAWTRWVCDSQTDVLWRFADVQQDSVDVRLGGGDQVYRLKSEPSASGAMYSDGVLAFHTKGEEGLVYWVATNDLIGRGCKAP; this is translated from the coding sequence ATGAAAGCGCTGATGGCCTTGATGGCCCTGGCGACACTGGCAGGATGCTCGCTGCTGCAGCCGGCGCAACCCGCCCCTGCGGCCGCCTGGACCCGTTGGGTCTGCGACAGCCAGACCGATGTGCTTTGGCGCTTCGCCGATGTACAACAGGATTCGGTCGACGTGCGCCTCGGCGGCGGCGACCAGGTCTACCGGCTCAAGTCCGAGCCGAGTGCGTCGGGCGCGATGTACAGCGATGGCGTGCTGGCCTTCCACACCAAGGGCGAGGAAGGCCTGGTGTACTGGGTGGCAACCAACGATCTGATTGGGCGGGGCTGCAAGGCACCGTGA
- the fba gene encoding class II fructose-bisphosphate aldolase (catalyzes the reversible aldol condensation of dihydroxyacetonephosphate and glyceraldehyde 3-phosphate in the Calvin cycle, glycolysis, and/or gluconeogenesis), translated as MALISMRQMLDHAAEFGYGVPAFNVNNLEQMRAIMEAADKTDSPVIVQASAGARKYAGAPFLRHLILAAIEEFPHIPVCMHQDHGTSPDVCQRSIQLGFSSVMMDGSLGEDGKTPTDYEYNVRVTQQTVAMAHACGVSVEGELGCLGSLETGMAGEEDGIGAEGVLDHSQMLTDPEEAADFVKKTQVDALAIAIGTSHGAYKFTKPPTGDVLAIDRIKEIHKRIPNTHLVMHGSSSVPQEWLAIINQYGGDIKETYGVPVEEIVEGIKHGVRKVNIDTDLRLASTGAMRRLMAQNPSEFDPRKFFGETVKAMRDVCIARYEAFGTAGNASKIKPISLEGMFQRYLKGELAAKVN; from the coding sequence ATGGCACTCATTAGCATGCGCCAGATGCTGGACCACGCCGCCGAGTTCGGTTACGGCGTTCCAGCTTTCAACGTCAACAACCTCGAGCAGATGCGCGCCATCATGGAAGCGGCCGACAAGACCGACTCCCCAGTGATCGTCCAGGCTTCGGCCGGTGCCCGCAAATACGCTGGCGCGCCGTTCCTGCGTCACCTGATCCTGGCCGCCATCGAAGAGTTTCCGCACATCCCGGTGTGCATGCACCAGGACCACGGCACCAGCCCTGACGTGTGCCAGCGCTCGATCCAGCTGGGCTTCAGCTCGGTGATGATGGACGGCTCGCTGGGCGAAGACGGCAAAACCCCGACCGACTACGAGTACAACGTCCGCGTCACTCAGCAGACTGTCGCCATGGCGCACGCCTGTGGTGTTTCGGTCGAAGGCGAGCTGGGCTGCCTGGGTTCGCTGGAAACCGGCATGGCCGGTGAAGAAGATGGCATCGGCGCCGAAGGCGTGCTGGACCACAGCCAGATGCTCACCGACCCGGAAGAAGCCGCCGACTTCGTCAAGAAGACCCAGGTGGATGCCCTGGCCATCGCCATCGGCACCAGCCACGGTGCCTACAAGTTCACCAAGCCGCCAACCGGTGACGTGCTGGCGATCGACCGCATCAAGGAAATCCATAAGCGCATCCCCAACACTCACCTGGTGATGCACGGTTCTTCCTCGGTACCGCAGGAGTGGTTGGCGATCATCAACCAGTACGGCGGCGACATCAAAGAGACCTACGGCGTACCGGTCGAAGAAATCGTTGAAGGCATCAAGCACGGCGTGCGCAAGGTCAACATCGATACCGACCTGCGTCTGGCCTCCACCGGTGCCATGCGCCGCCTGATGGCGCAGAACCCAAGCGAGTTCGACCCGCGCAAGTTCTTCGGTGAAACCGTGAAAGCCATGCGCGATGTGTGCATCGCTCGTTACGAAGCCTTCGGCACCGCCGGTAATGCCTCGAAGATCAAGCCGATCTCACTGGAAGGCATGTTCCAGCGTTACCTGAAAGGTGAACTGGCCGCCAAGGTCAACTGA
- a CDS encoding putative bifunctional diguanylate cyclase/phosphodiesterase has protein sequence MDGAYPQPPDGKSVLLVVDDYPENLISMRALLARTDWQVLTAGSGTEALSALLEHEVDLVLLDVQMPEMDGFEVARLMRGSHRTRLTPIIFLTANEQSDAAVLKGYASGAVDYLFKPFDPQILKPKVQAQLDQQRNRRMQQRLTRELEAARAFNASILENAAEGILVVDAHGNISFANPAISRLLDAPVEQLQGAQLLELLQLPHATLWSESDFHQAYQSRQIFRVHDAHLRTAGGHLVPVALSCAPLPADQQAMVVTVLDMSVVRNLHQQLEYQAVTDPLTGLLNRRGFYQAAESVLLRNERSDKAQALMYMDLDGFKRINDSLGHEAGDRVLGWVAEQLKDCLGSEALLARMGGDEFTALFDSLPYPEQAGRFAEQLLERMSVQRQVAGLDVCLGVSIGIATFPDCGATVEGLLRAADAAMYAAKQAGRGQYRFYDQELNGRARSRLMLEDSVRDAVESQGFNMVYQPQVAFADGHLRGFEALLRWQHPSVGDVPPGLFIPLLEEARLITRLASWIYRQGAAQRQAWCERFAPDLVLGISLSRAQFAMPGLVDELQRVIQDYRLNPAQLEVEVAETSLMYNIDAAIKQIHRLRELGVRVALDDFGAGDCSLRMLRDLPVDTLKLDRHLVARLPDSAPDAALVRSVIGLCADYNVTVIAEGVETEAQAAWLKANGCAYVQGFLVARPMTAADASGFPAFFPWPQS, from the coding sequence ATGGATGGCGCTTACCCTCAACCACCGGATGGCAAGTCGGTTCTCCTGGTGGTGGACGATTACCCTGAGAACCTCATAAGCATGCGAGCCTTACTGGCCCGCACAGATTGGCAGGTGCTGACCGCAGGTTCAGGGACGGAAGCCTTGAGCGCCTTGCTGGAGCACGAAGTCGACCTTGTGTTGCTCGACGTGCAGATGCCGGAAATGGACGGTTTCGAGGTTGCGCGGCTGATGCGTGGTAGCCACCGTACCCGGCTGACCCCGATCATCTTCCTTACCGCCAACGAGCAGTCCGATGCCGCTGTGCTCAAGGGCTATGCCAGTGGTGCGGTGGACTACCTGTTCAAGCCGTTCGACCCGCAGATCCTCAAGCCCAAGGTGCAGGCGCAACTGGACCAGCAGCGTAACCGGCGCATGCAGCAACGGCTGACGCGCGAACTGGAGGCGGCCAGGGCGTTCAATGCGTCCATCCTGGAGAATGCCGCCGAAGGTATTCTGGTGGTCGACGCCCACGGCAACATCAGCTTTGCCAATCCGGCGATCTCGCGCTTGCTCGATGCCCCGGTTGAGCAATTGCAGGGCGCGCAGCTGCTTGAATTGCTGCAACTGCCCCATGCCACCTTATGGAGCGAGTCGGATTTCCATCAGGCGTACCAGTCACGGCAGATCTTCCGAGTACACGACGCCCACCTGCGCACCGCAGGCGGTCACCTGGTCCCGGTGGCATTGTCCTGCGCGCCGTTGCCGGCCGATCAGCAGGCTATGGTGGTGACGGTGCTCGACATGTCGGTAGTGCGCAATTTGCACCAGCAGCTCGAATACCAGGCGGTCACCGACCCGCTCACCGGCCTGCTCAACCGCCGTGGGTTCTATCAGGCAGCTGAAAGCGTGCTGCTGCGCAACGAACGTTCGGACAAGGCCCAGGCCTTGATGTACATGGATTTGGATGGTTTCAAGCGGATCAATGACTCGCTTGGCCACGAGGCCGGGGACCGGGTACTGGGTTGGGTTGCCGAGCAGCTCAAGGACTGCCTGGGCAGTGAGGCGCTGCTGGCGCGCATGGGAGGAGACGAGTTCACTGCGCTCTTCGATAGCCTGCCGTATCCGGAACAAGCCGGCCGCTTTGCCGAGCAACTGCTCGAGCGTATGTCCGTCCAGCGGCAGGTGGCCGGCCTGGATGTCTGCCTGGGTGTCAGCATTGGTATTGCCACCTTCCCGGACTGCGGTGCCACTGTCGAAGGCCTGTTGCGTGCCGCCGATGCTGCTATGTATGCGGCCAAGCAGGCTGGGCGCGGGCAGTATCGCTTCTATGACCAGGAGCTCAATGGCCGGGCGCGTTCACGGCTGATGCTTGAGGACAGCGTACGTGACGCAGTCGAGTCGCAAGGCTTCAACATGGTGTATCAGCCCCAGGTCGCTTTCGCCGATGGTCATCTGCGCGGTTTCGAAGCCCTGCTGCGCTGGCAGCACCCCAGCGTCGGCGATGTACCGCCGGGGCTGTTCATCCCCTTGCTTGAGGAGGCGCGACTGATAACGCGCCTGGCCAGCTGGATCTACCGCCAGGGCGCGGCGCAGCGTCAGGCCTGGTGTGAGCGTTTTGCTCCGGATCTGGTGCTGGGTATCAGCCTGAGCCGCGCTCAGTTCGCCATGCCTGGGCTTGTCGATGAGTTGCAGCGGGTGATACAGGATTACCGGCTCAACCCGGCGCAACTGGAAGTGGAAGTTGCCGAGACCTCACTGATGTACAACATCGACGCGGCGATCAAGCAGATCCACCGCCTGCGCGAGCTGGGAGTGCGCGTGGCGCTGGACGACTTTGGTGCTGGCGACTGCTCGCTGCGCATGCTGCGCGACCTGCCTGTCGACACCTTGAAGCTGGACCGCCATCTGGTGGCGCGCCTGCCCGATTCGGCGCCGGACGCCGCTTTGGTGCGTAGCGTCATTGGCCTGTGCGCCGATTACAACGTCACGGTCATCGCCGAGGGCGTAGAAACTGAGGCCCAGGCTGCTTGGCTCAAGGCAAACGGTTGCGCCTACGTGCAGGGCTTCCTTGTCGCCCGCCCGATGACTGCCGCCGATGCCAGCGGCTTTCCGGCATTTTTTCCCTGGCCGCAGTCCTGA
- a CDS encoding M48 family metallopeptidase, with protein sequence MTVLRYLQAYPPHLQEQVQQMIDSDRLGEYLQRRYPGRHDVQSDKALYGYAQELRQQYLRSAPSLDKVLFDNRLDLTHRALGLNTAVSRVQGGKLKAKKEIRIASLFKEAAPQFLRMIVVHELAHLRERDHSKAFYQLCQHMEPDYHQLEFDLRVYLTYRELPGNL encoded by the coding sequence ATGACCGTATTACGCTATTTGCAAGCTTACCCGCCGCACCTGCAGGAGCAGGTGCAGCAGATGATCGACAGCGACCGCCTGGGTGAATACCTGCAGCGCCGCTATCCCGGTCGCCATGATGTGCAGAGCGACAAGGCACTGTACGGCTACGCCCAGGAGCTGCGTCAGCAATACCTGCGCAGTGCACCAAGCCTGGACAAGGTATTGTTCGACAACCGCCTGGACCTCACCCACCGGGCGCTGGGGCTCAATACTGCGGTATCGCGGGTACAGGGTGGCAAGCTCAAGGCGAAGAAGGAAATCCGCATCGCCTCGCTGTTCAAGGAGGCGGCGCCGCAGTTCCTGCGCATGATCGTGGTACATGAACTGGCGCACCTGCGCGAGCGTGACCACAGCAAAGCCTTCTATCAGCTTTGTCAGCACATGGAGCCGGACTACCACCAACTGGAATTCGACCTGCGCGTCTACCTGACCTATCGGGAGCTGCCGGGTAACCTGTAA
- a CDS encoding winged helix-turn-helix domain-containing protein, whose amino-acid sequence MDVSKTKSSFYRRLYVAWLIDSQTATSVPALMEATGMPRRTAQDTIAALADLDIVCEFEQQEGARNHAGHYRIHDWGAIDKQWIIRHLRQIREVLGYP is encoded by the coding sequence ATGGATGTGAGCAAGACCAAGAGCAGCTTTTATCGCCGCCTGTACGTGGCCTGGCTGATCGACAGCCAGACCGCTACCAGCGTGCCAGCCTTGATGGAAGCCACCGGCATGCCACGCCGCACCGCGCAGGACACCATCGCTGCGTTGGCCGACCTGGACATTGTCTGCGAGTTCGAGCAGCAGGAAGGGGCGCGCAACCACGCCGGGCATTATCGTATCCATGACTGGGGTGCGATCGACAAGCAGTGGATCATTCGCCATCTACGCCAGATCAGGGAAGTGCTCGGCTACCCGTAA
- a CDS encoding substrate-binding periplasmic protein, producing the protein MRPLFCVLGVLAVMLAAPALGQGKLRLVADTWPPFTDAGMPGAGLATSIVTTALARAGYPSEYQEVPWARALLGVSEGRYDVLINAWYNDSRTRIGQFSKAYLTNRIRLLKRKGDSFRYRRQADLYPYSIAVVRDYAYSPEFDSDTRLHKVPVGNFSSAVRMLAAGRVNLAVEDEFVARYNLQREPEAVRDGVVMVEPPLGENTLHILVSLKHPEHRQIVERFERSIAAMKADGSYARLLRQHGF; encoded by the coding sequence ATGCGGCCACTGTTTTGCGTTCTGGGAGTGTTGGCCGTGATGCTGGCGGCGCCAGCCTTGGGCCAGGGCAAACTGCGGCTGGTGGCCGATACCTGGCCGCCGTTCACCGATGCCGGTATGCCCGGTGCTGGCCTTGCCACCAGCATCGTCACCACGGCGCTGGCGCGTGCAGGTTACCCCAGCGAGTACCAGGAGGTACCGTGGGCACGGGCGCTGCTCGGGGTTAGCGAAGGCCGCTACGACGTATTGATCAATGCCTGGTACAACGATTCGCGCACCCGCATCGGCCAGTTTTCCAAGGCCTACCTGACCAACCGCATCCGTTTGCTAAAGCGCAAGGGCGACAGCTTCCGTTACAGGCGCCAGGCTGATCTTTATCCCTACAGCATTGCCGTGGTGCGTGATTATGCCTACTCACCCGAATTCGATAGCGACACCCGCTTGCACAAGGTGCCGGTAGGCAACTTTTCCTCCGCCGTGCGCATGCTGGCGGCAGGGCGGGTCAACCTGGCGGTGGAAGATGAATTCGTGGCGCGCTACAACCTGCAGCGCGAACCCGAAGCGGTGCGCGATGGGGTGGTGATGGTCGAGCCCCCGCTGGGCGAGAACACCCTGCATATCCTGGTGAGCCTCAAGCATCCTGAGCATCGGCAGATCGTCGAGCGGTTCGAGCGCAGCATTGCAGCGATGAAGGCAGACGGCAGCTATGCACGGCTTCTGCGCCAGCATGGCTTTTGA